In the Candidatus Poribacteria bacterium genome, CAGGGCAGATCCCGTAGGTTCGTTTGATTTGTTCGATGGCAATAGTGAAATCCCTACAGAAGGCACACCTGAGGGAGCACTTGCCCATGCTTGGGGAATTCAACCCGGCGAAACAGGGGTAATTATATATCGGTTTGGCAAGGGTCAAGTTTTCCGACTCGGGGCTACTGGAGGTTGGGTCGGTGAAGAAGGGAGTATCAACGCTTTTCGAGCACGGATTTCTATTCAGCAATCTGTTGTTTTAACGAAATAGTTATGAAGTGTATAGAAATTATACACATTTATAAGGAAAGGTTTCTTAATTAAACGAGGTTGAACATGTTACACACACTGATACGTCAAGAACTCCTCACGCATCTGATGAGCGCGCGATTCCTCGCCGCTGTCGTCATCACGCTTCTGCTCGTTGTTGCCAATACGATTGTGTTAATTAACGATCATGAAAACCGAGTCGCAAACTACAGCCAGCAAGAAAAGGTTCATCATGAAAAAGCGGTGGAGGCAGAAACCTATTCGACATTAAAATTGTTTGTTGAGCGACCTCCGAACCCCCTCAGTCTCTTTAGTGCCGGGTTAGACAAACGACTCGGAACTACGGTTGAAATCCATCATGACACAGTGCCGACGATTTCAAGCGTCTCGGCGCGAAATCTGGAGAACCCGTACCTGAACCTCTTTTCGCAGATAGACTTGGTCTCTATCTTTCAAGTGGTCCTGAGCCTTCTGGCTCTGCTCTTCGCTTATGACGCGATTGCAGGAGACTGGGAAAGCGGCACCTTGCGTTTGGTTATCTCTCACCCGGTACGGCGCGGTGCAATTCTATTCGCCAAATATCTCGCTGCCATGATATGTCTGCTACTCCCTGTGCTGATGAGTTTGCTGATGGTAATGATTCAGCTTTCCGTCACGAGTTCAATCCAACTCAGCACAGCAGATTTTCTCCGAATTGGCGGGATAGTCGTCACCACAACCATTTACCTGTCTGTTTTCTACCTAATAGGCTTGCTGATTTCCACAACAACCCGCCGCACGGCTACGTCCCTGATGCTCTGTATGTTCTTATGGGTCGTTTTAGTGCTTGTCTATCCTAACTGGAGTCGGTTTTCCTTCAATCCAGTAAGCGACATGCGCGCAGAAAGACAATCCGCGAGTCAACAGATTGATCAGATCTGGGAAGAAGCCGACAGGGAAGAACAGCGATTCTTAGCCAACAGTCCTCTTACAGGGGAACCCCCGAAGTTTGGTATTGGTTATTCAGGATACTCATCCTCTGGTGGCAGAAGATATGGGTTTAACATGACCCAAGTGAACTCGAATTCAGAACCGCTCCTCCCGCATTTCCAAGACTATCAGGCGTTCATGAGGGCGACGCACATCCGCGCCGCAGAAAAGGTGGGGTTGATACGCGAACAACGTTTGGCGCGGACGACACTCCAACAAGCGACATGGGATGAACGATTGATGAAACTTAGTCCTGCGAGCCTCTATACCTTTGCAACTGCTGCGTGGGCAGGCACGGATCTGAATGGCATGTTAGACTTTAGTCGTGCCACCCAGAACTACCGACAGACATTTATTAATTATTTACACGATAAAGATGCGTTCGCCAGCCGACTCTGGTTCGCTTCCGACCAGGGCACCGTGGATTGGAGTGATTTGCCACGGTTTCGCTTTGCCGTAGCGGATGTCTCGGAAAACGCGCAACGCGCCCTATCGGATATGTCACTCCTTTTCCTCATGAATCTGGTGCTGTTTATGGTGACATTCCTGATTCTTGTCAAAATTGAAGTGTAATGGTTATCAATTATCGGTTGTCAGTTGTTGGTTAAAAGGTCTCCATTTAACAATTCTCCTTGCCCTGGAGTACTCTCAGTTAGGAACGATTGTTACAAACAGGCTCTTAACTGAAAACTGATAACTGACGACTGACAACTATAAAAAAATGGAGAAATTACGATGACCTTACATATCGTCAAAAGAGAATTCTTTGACCACCTCAACAGCCTGCGATTCGCCTTGACTGCCCTCATCATGGTGGCATTAATGGTAACAAACGCAGTGGTGCATCTTCAGACGCACCCAGACAAGGTCCGAAATTACTCTGAGAACGTTGCTAATGCCCGTGACAAATTGCAATCCGAGACGCAGCTCTACGAATTTCTGAAAGAGGGACCTGGTCGACTTTACAAACGTCCGTCTCCGCTGACCTTCATTGCAGACGGTAGCGAGGCATTTCTACCAGAGCGTGGCACGACGAACTGGGGGTCTTGGAGTAGAACTGCGGGATTCAGCGGAAAGGTAAGAAGCATCTGGTCGTTGGATTATCCGACCGCCAACCCGAACGCGCGGGATCTACGTCCTCAGGCGACGAAAATAGATTGGACATTTATCATCACCTATCTGCTTTCTTTCATCCCGCTTTTATTTACGTTTGATGCACTCTCTGGCGAAAAAGAAAGGGGCACACTTCGATTATGTCTGGCGAATCCGATTTCGCGCCCTGTGCTGTTAGTAGGGAAGTTCTTGGGTGCCCTCATAGCCGTTCTCATCCCGTTCTATTTTGCGGTGCTGCTGAATTTGGCGGTGATTTCCGTGGATAGTTGGACGCAACTCGGTGCAGCAGACTGGGGACGTTTGGGGATGATTGTGCTAATTGCTTCGGGCTACGCTGGCATTTTCACCGCAGTCGGGCTGATGGTGTCCGCCGGCACGCGTGATAGCAGGATCAGTCTCGTGACGTTGTTGATAATTTGGGTGGCACTTGTTGTCTTCATGCCCTCCACTCTCGGCACCCTTTCCACAAAATGGATGTCCCCCGTTCAAACCGCGCATGAACGGGAAATGGCAAAAGAGAGCGCGCTCGATCAGATTAAGGATGATTTTGACGAGAAAATGACGAACAAACAATCGTCGGAGCTACCAACAGGAGACCTTCTCAAACAACTCATGGACCTCGCGAAAACCTCACCTGAAAAAGCGCAAGCATTGGCGCAGGAGAAGGAGGAAGAGCTCAAATTGGCGATGGCGGCGAGGCAATCCGACAAGGTAGATGAAACGGACTTACGCCTCATGGCTGAACTCGTCAACAAAGACGTAGAGATTCGGGAACGGTTGAACCGCGAGCATCTAACGGCACAACTTGGGCAGGTCCAGCGCGCAAGAAGTATCACCCGGTTTTCTCCAGCGGCAATTGTTCAATACGCCCTTGAATCCATGGCTGGCACCGGATTGAATCGGCATTTGCAATTCCTCGAAAGTGTGCATCATCATATCAGACAGTTCCGAAACTTCATCGTTGAAACCGATAGCGCGGATACAGAGAGCCTTCACATTATCGGCATCCCTGATGGAATGTCTGAAAAGCCGGTTTCGCCGAGGGCACTCCCAACTTTTGAGGACAAGATTACCTTCAGCGATACATTCAACGCAGCGATGGTGGATATGCTGTTACTCGCTTTACTGCTCGGGGTATTTCTTTCGGGTGCATTCCTCGTCTTCATACGTTCGGAGGTATGAACGCCAACGAAAAATGCTGAAAGGAATCTCCCATTCTATTTATTAACACACTTATAAACATTAACGGATCGCTACCAAACACAAGGAGAAACCACCGTGATTACAATATTGAAAAGATTTAGCACCTTTTTTACACTTTTACTCGTCTTTGGATTCAGTGCAGTGCTGATGAGCGATGCGTCGGAAACTATCCAATACTTTCCAAATACACTCGGAAGTTACTGGGTTTACGAAGACCAAGATGGAAACGAATTAACGCGTCGTGTTACTGAGAGCAAAGAAATTGACGGGGAACTGTATCACGCCTTCAACTATGAGCCTGCCTTGGCGGATTGGACAGATTATGACTATCACATCCATCCGAATTTCTACCAGATCGGTGAGGAGCGGGTCACATTCTTGATCGGTGATGAGGTAGAGAAAGCCGTCAAAGCACACTTTACCAAAGAGATGGCGGCTTTTCTCACAATATTGGAGAAAATGGGGGCACCGTTTATTATGCTCTATGATATTGAGATAGAGGCACAAGACCAATTTTATGCACTGCCGATGCCTATCATCTTCAATGAAAAGTGGAACGCAACGCAGATAAAAGTCAAACTCACTTTGAGACCTATCCCTCCGCAAGACCCTCCAGAAGCCACAATCGAATTCACTATTGTCGAAACAGGGACTGTCGTGGGCACGGAAAACGTTGAGACCCGCGCTGGCACTTTTGAAGACTGTTTGAAGATTGAATACCGAACAGAAACAGGGGTAGAAACATCCTCTCCGGAAATGGGATCGGATCCACCGGGCGAATCCTTTACAACGCTGTGGGTGGCACCCAACATCGGGATTGTCAAGTTTCATCAAAAAGCTGAGGATATTTTT is a window encoding:
- a CDS encoding ABC transporter permease subunit, giving the protein MLHTLIRQELLTHLMSARFLAAVVITLLLVVANTIVLINDHENRVANYSQQEKVHHEKAVEAETYSTLKLFVERPPNPLSLFSAGLDKRLGTTVEIHHDTVPTISSVSARNLENPYLNLFSQIDLVSIFQVVLSLLALLFAYDAIAGDWESGTLRLVISHPVRRGAILFAKYLAAMICLLLPVLMSLLMVMIQLSVTSSIQLSTADFLRIGGIVVTTTIYLSVFYLIGLLISTTTRRTATSLMLCMFLWVVLVLVYPNWSRFSFNPVSDMRAERQSASQQIDQIWEEADREEQRFLANSPLTGEPPKFGIGYSGYSSSGGRRYGFNMTQVNSNSEPLLPHFQDYQAFMRATHIRAAEKVGLIREQRLARTTLQQATWDERLMKLSPASLYTFATAAWAGTDLNGMLDFSRATQNYRQTFINYLHDKDAFASRLWFASDQGTVDWSDLPRFRFAVADVSENAQRALSDMSLLFLMNLVLFMVTFLILVKIEV
- a CDS encoding ABC transporter permease subunit; its protein translation is MTLHIVKREFFDHLNSLRFALTALIMVALMVTNAVVHLQTHPDKVRNYSENVANARDKLQSETQLYEFLKEGPGRLYKRPSPLTFIADGSEAFLPERGTTNWGSWSRTAGFSGKVRSIWSLDYPTANPNARDLRPQATKIDWTFIITYLLSFIPLLFTFDALSGEKERGTLRLCLANPISRPVLLVGKFLGALIAVLIPFYFAVLLNLAVISVDSWTQLGAADWGRLGMIVLIASGYAGIFTAVGLMVSAGTRDSRISLVTLLIIWVALVVFMPSTLGTLSTKWMSPVQTAHEREMAKESALDQIKDDFDEKMTNKQSSELPTGDLLKQLMDLAKTSPEKAQALAQEKEEELKLAMAARQSDKVDETDLRLMAELVNKDVEIRERLNREHLTAQLGQVQRARSITRFSPAAIVQYALESMAGTGLNRHLQFLESVHHHIRQFRNFIVETDSADTESLHIIGIPDGMSEKPVSPRALPTFEDKITFSDTFNAAMVDMLLLALLLGVFLSGAFLVFIRSEV